A window of Mercenaria mercenaria strain notata chromosome 16, MADL_Memer_1, whole genome shotgun sequence contains these coding sequences:
- the LOC123540469 gene encoding cerebellin-4-like — MFFKICVLFMISNANGGEIKYDESPDTVSRMKELELKVMASNNNYLQLEEKLLAYVTMNAELLADLKIQRENSIKKDDEIDLLKKQLHDLQQRVVSLETSAQPPYKQPVDELDADFDVLKKADSSINCDAGDANSKRPSRFVLDQGEAVAFHAVVDANGEVRHHGINQNLVFETVLLNINGGYHSQHGLFIAPTAGLYIFSTSVLDAGSKPLIHADMVKNGAVLARAYGHGNSGFPEQGSVTVVTQLKAGDEVWVRISCCADGSITGLRYTSFTGALLMFM, encoded by the exons atgtttttcaaaatttgcGTTTTGTTTATGATCAGTAACGCGAACGGAGGAGAGATTAAGTATGATGAATCCCCCGATACAGTTAGCAGAATGAAAGAATTAGAACTCAAAG TTATGGCATCAAACAACAATTACCTGCAGCTAGAGGAGAAACTGCTCGCGTACGTAACTATGAACGCTGAATTGCTTGCCGATTTAAAGATCCAGAGAGAAAACTCGATTAAGAAAGATGACGAAATCGATTTATTGAAAAAGCAACTTCATGATCTCCAACAAAGAGTGGTTAGTTTAGAAACTTCTGCCCAGCCGCCATACAAACAACCTGTTGATGAACTGGATGCAGATTTTGATGTTCTAAAGAAAGCTGACTCTTCAATAAACTGCGATGCAGGAG ATGCGAATAGTAAACGACCAAGTCGCTTTGTTTTGGACCAAGGTGAAGCCGTGGCATTCCACGCCGTTGTCGACGCTAACGGTGAGGTTAGACATCATGGAATAAATCAAAACCTTGTATTTGAAACAGTCCTTCTTAACATAAATGGAGGCTACCACTCACAACACGGACTTTTCATAGCTCCAACAGCGGGTTTGTATATCTTCTCCACATCGGTACTAGATGCCGGGTCCAAGCCATTGATACACGCCGatatggtaaaaaatggagccgTCCTTGCAAGAGCGTATGGTCACGGTAACAGTGGATTCCCTGAACAAGGGTCTGTCACGGTGGTTACGCAATTAAAAGCAGGAGATGAGGTGTGGGTGCGAATCTCTTGTTGTGCTGATGGTTCAATAACGGGTTTGAGGTACACGAGCTTTACCGGAGCATTGCTGATGTTCATGTAA